Sequence from the Plasmodium yoelii strain 17X genome assembly, chromosome: 10 genome:
TTGACTTTTCTTTTAaacatttaattaaaataaattctaCGATTTATTCATAACTTTGAaatgtatttataataatattaaaaattatataattattttctcgACTTTTTCCCGTTTTGTGCTCCTAAATCTTACTGTTATTATAGTGTTAATGTGTGTatgtacataaatatatgtatatattgtcTATTCGTGgattatgaaaaattatagaTATTCTTTCTCTCcttcaaaattaatatatgcataaaccCGAATACcaatgtttaattatatatggtTTTAATAAACAAACTCCTAGAAAAAAtggcaaaaaaaaacatattccAAATTTATTCATCTGAAAATATACCAACGATTTTCCTTCATAATATAGTTATCAAAACAAAAGTGCTAAATGTCTCTTctcaatatcaaaaaaagaaTCTTAAacctataaaaatataaaaaataataaaatatgcatatgaCATATAAAgttaaatatcattttttattatacactACAGTTGTAGGTCTACAGGCTTGGTGTATATATGTACACAACATATGCGATGTAAATGTACACacaatatatacaatacACATATACACGTACATACCTTTTGTTATTgctaattataatatttaatcgCAATATACcaaaaaggaaaaaagaaaagaggGGGGGCACACAGCacgttatatatttatttgccCAAGGacgaaatatattttactcatataaatgatataaatagaAAAGGGAGCTAAAAAAGGGAATAAGATAAAGCAAATAAAATAGGGAAAACAAAATAGGGAAAATAAATAGGGAAAATAAATAGGGAAAATAAAtaggaaaaataaataggaaaaattaaataccgCGTGAATAAATTTTTCCTCAgattcatataaaaatatattatgactttttttaattttttgaatatatatatatatataaagaatgtTTATACCCCTTttcaaaatgaattaaagattatttaatttaagcAAAAATGCTTTactaatatttaaaatatgcatgtttaatattaatgataataaatatttaaaaaaaaatgaaacataaaaactttagaatatataaataaatgaaatatatcataattaaaacataaaaatataaaatcacCTGAactgaaatatttttaagtaCAAATATTGCTATTTGTTATTAacaaaacatatatttatcatattaaaattttattgtattataaataatataataataaataaatttatttttgagaaaatgcatataaaaatatgaacaagtcAGAATTTTATTTGCGCATAAtaagctaaaaaaaaatagcgtttataaaaaaaaaatattttcaagaaggattaattaattttcattgggtttataaatataaaacgaaattaaaaaaaaaaaaattgatccAAAACAAATACCCAAATAAAAtcatcaaaataaataacaataaattgtttttttttttttttttattatgtataacaTTTAAGACTTTTCTGTAAAccctcttttttttatataccaaACAAATGTATAtccatataataaaataataaaaagtgaATAAGAAGCAtacaataattatataatgaataatattattttttaaaataattctacaattataaaaaaaggaggaaatatatttatatttttttcttatttaataaaaagttATGGAATAATATCACATACACACAATGTATTTAAAGGAAGTTCGATATATTTCCGTctatttaattcatttggtatatttatattgtttccTAATATTGAACTAAATTATAAAGGtgtttgtttattattaattttgggAAACAAActattttgttatttgaaACATTACCATATAGGAaattaaacattaatatttttttccattcatattgatatgtatatatatctgATGATGTTAATATTgttgttttattaattatcataaatattattcatttgaaaatttaaataaataaatgtgtgTATACAGAAATTAGGATATGCCTAATTCTTTTATGTACTTGACATGTATAATCCTACATCTCTCTCTATCAAACTGGTTGATTTAAAAAAGGGTTAcaactatattataaaaaaaaattaaataaaacaataacatatatttatccatataaatagtatatatgtgtaaatttaaaatttttttacaatttattAATGGGTTTTGGAAATGTTGGTTATTCATTGGAAAAGAATGGTctcttaaaaaataattttaaatataaaaaaaataaataataatattcaatttttatataatagtagGAAATGTATgtgtataattattttatcataaagggttttctaaaaaataatatgtgcATTTCATTGTTTCGctataaagaaaaattatataatatataaataaacaaattacaaagattttatttcatcatttaataatttttttttagagcATATGTAATATAACTTTCAGTTTGACTATAATTTCACATACTACAAAATACAGGaaaattgtaaatattttaagtattatttaatttatattttctatactcatctttcaaaattaaatactatttttaataaatattaaaaaaaaaaaaaaaaaaaggaaaggAAAAATTACGAAACATAACCAAAAATGGATTCAGGGGTATGCATTTTTAGctgtatatttattatgtatatttatttatttattacatattGATGTGTGCAAATCGTGAGTTTTTATATGGGTGATCGTATGGGgttataacattatatattataattgaatatatatgtccatatttttaacgatatatatttatcatgattaattattattatgatgtGTGTATAACATATTTAACAATTCCTCACTAAATAagacaataaaataaaatttgatTTAAACACTTTTTTGGCTTGTTAGAAAATATACCTAGAAATAAATGCAggaaaatgtatatatgatgGAAATGTTGTAAAACCTGATAAGAGAAAAGGGAAGTTAGTTCTTTATAAGGTAATTAAAATAGCTATAATTTAATTCACATGTTTCGTTTGGCTATTTCAACATGTTTCGTTTGACCATTTCAACATGTTTCATTTTTGAGACATACAATTTAAacttgatatattttaaaaaaatagatatgTGACAATCTTTATAACTTCCAATGGATTAGTCGAGAAACTAATAAAATAGAGgtagacaaaaaaaaaaatgtaaaataatcaaataataagaatatgtatgtatatattataattatataaatgattttatttttatttttttcatcttaggataatataattttaacaaaaaatatatcattggAAAGAGTACATGCATGTAAAACAGGAAGGGTTTATCTATtaagaaataaattaaaaggtTAGAACaagatattaataattatattatatttttataaccttttaaaattttttatctcAAAATAAGTATTTAAATAACTTCTTGTCAAATATCAAATTAATTTTGTctagtaaaaataattatccCTTTTAATATGAACATGTCATATTTTTCACAAATTTTTAGGAGaggtttttttttattggatGCAAGATTATGATGACTCAAAGGATgaagtaaataaaaaaaaaatatattaattaaatttgaatattatgaaaggaagaaaaaaatatattttttttatctcttATTAGGAATTTGTTTCAAAATTTAACTCTATCATAGCAAACGATTTAGGAAACGGTACTAAATTTTATTCTGATTTATATTTCAAACATAATTACATAAAAGGTGGCAAATAAATATGACCTATATAGCCACATCCCTATTTAATGTGATTGTCCAATCTGAAATATATGCACACATACAAATGCAAGCacattttcacaatttttacaattttcaccattttcaccattttcacaattttcacaattttcacaattttcacaattttcacaattttcacaattttcacaattttcaccatttttatGAATGTTAAATTGCAGATACTGGAACAAGGAGGAGATATAACAAAAATGATGTCCCCATAGAATCCGATTTAATGTTTTCTCAAGGAGGATATGGAATGAATGGAGattcaaaaaaaagtaaaatttaaaaaaaataaaaaaaaaatagacataataacaattttttatgaaattgatatataaacaaattatatttttttccttttttttttttttaaattcagaTGTTTCATTTAAAGATTTATTTGTGAATGAGTACATGTCTAAGTTGCTAGAAATACCGGAAGCTTAcgaagaattaaaaaagttaattttcaaaaaaaaaaaaaaaaaaatggacacaaaatatatgcttatataaaaaatgtttaacaaaattttaatttatgaattattctaaatattatatttttaaaataacaattaaaaaatattaattttattattattttacaacATTGTTAATCTCACGTTTGTAGACATATGCCTAGTGGATATCAAACTAAATACGATATTGAAAGTTTAATTAATAGTAGAATGCTAAACCCTAATTTAAATTGTTTAGATTTATCTATTGAGACTCAATTAAATTTTATCTTAATATCTTTAAGTAAGTAAACTttcatttaatatagaaaatgataTATCCAATATTGAGGGGGAATATAAAATGACAAGTCATGATATGCAAACAattgtgtgtgtgtgtgtgtgcaTTTATTTTTCTGACTGTTCATAATATATTGGTAATGTTGTAATTTATATAGctaatttattcattttttttttttttttgcaatttCGATTTAGATTTGCCTCCACACGAAGGGCCAGTAAATAATcgtaagaaaaataaattaaaaatgttattttaaaattatattattattatttttttttttttaataaaaagttaatattatacatatataagtGTGCATATACaactataaatattatatattgttaaTATACACAGCACTGGAATATATTGTCGAGGCactggaaaaaaaatataataaagaaaataatgattaaGCTATGTATTTatgcatacatatgtatatcccaaataattcataatttaaaacaaaaacatTAAATCTTCTTTTTCTGATTTTTAAATGGATAAGAGTCACGGTAAAAAATTGAGGACAAATGggaaatatacaaaaatatggaaataggaaaatggagaaaaagagatataataaaatagtaagACAAATgacaattataaataaaatattattttgataataaatGTGAGACTATCCCAATAATATAAAGGATGGCAGAAAACATGACACCCTTGCTAGCGTTTCCTTCCTCGATGTCCTTCTGTAATGTGGCGAAcgaaaaatgtgaaaattgTGTATTTATAGCAAAACAAATATGGATAAAAAAGcataattttatacaaaGTGTGCatgttttaattatatatgtttactatgttttatatttatttattttttatttatttttatttgcattTTTCAAAAcgcattaaaaatatagtttcTTAAGTTATTATTACCTCTTGTTCATTTTTCGCAAGGATACTAGAAATATACGATTGAGACCAATCAAATCGGCGGCataattctttttttggAACTTGTAGGTCgacattttctttatttgtttCTACAATAGTATGTAGTAACttgtaaaatatatcatctttatcacattttttatcataagtTTGATCATCAGTTAATTCTTGAACATTctctatatatgtatgttcTTCTTTGGGTCTCCATGAAAAATTGCTATGTCGGTCCAATTTACCTGcatgttaataataaaaagaaaaatatatgaccATGCAAGGAAAATTAAGAAATGTGCatgcataaaaatatatttaattaaatgggggggaaaaaaaaaaaaacttaccGTCAACAAGTTTGGCACAGAAAAGAACAGCATCATTGtaatttttaactattttaagattttttttaaaaatatattcacaaAATGTTAATGCATATACACCAATATCATCttcaattaaataaatatcaataaataatataatgttcATAAATAAAGGAACAAGAGCTTTTATGGCTTTAATTCTTTCAAAAGGAGTATAATGATTAAAGAGAGGCCAAAAGGCAAGAAATTCAGTACTTTCACTACTAAATCGAAGTATTAATTCTAAAcaaaaatttaatgatatatataaacatattaataccctatatttttcattatctcttccatatgtatataagaaaccaaatataaatgaaatagCAAACTGAAAAATTgctataattattatttctatataaaaaaaacttgTTATATCACTACCCTGAAAATCTCCAAATctatcataattatatttttttttatcatttgataatatttcatatgcttctcttattttattaaatttatcaaaaGCATCTggttctttatttttatctggATGATATTTACGAGACAATTGTCTAAAAGATTGTCGTATTTCTCCTGTTGATGCATGTGTATTCACGTTTAAAATTTCATAAGCATTTTGTTCAGGTTTTTTAAGTTCATATGCAGCtacacaaaataatataaataaagctATAAACACTCCATACTCTCTTTTTCCTTTATTCCAAGGTCGATTGGGTCCGATAATCCATCTTGTTAATGGTGCAATaattatcatataaataataatatcttCCATTTTTTgctatttgtttattatatttactattttgctaattattattttttccttttttttttttttattttaaaaaatttctACTAATTAATATGAacatatagatatatatacaaaagttgatataaaagaaaattatgtttaaccatataataaaagaagacaagatgatttttataaataaatttaaattattttttagcCCTTCATTGTATTATTTGcacaaatatgtatataccaCATATCTatagtatatacatattatactCAAAATGATGTGATATTTTCAAACTTATTCGGTTATTTACACAAATATTCCccaatacatatattaaatttacatGTAAACATATACAAGCATTTATACAAATGTGACATTATAtctatacacatatatgcaTGCTACCATTTCGGTATATCCATGTAAACCtcttatatgtatatgtatgtaatgtatgtatatatatgtatatataatatatgataaatttatatacgcaacatatacatataaccACATATACGTATATGTGGTgacaaataatataactaggtattatttgattatatatatatagtttaataaataattttttaaaatggaaaccccaaaatataatatatataagttaatatattatatgcatgggcatatattatttacatatgcatatattaaagtattaatatcatttcatatttaatatatgattataaatccaacaaaataaaaaaatgtcaaCAAAAACCAACACTAGTTTAAAAAcgtatttgtatatttttcttcttcggctttctttattttttgttttccttccgttattttatttacttaATTTTACTTTAATTCAATAAAAAGGTCGAAAGAAGGAAATTTacataaacatattttttttttgttcgaaaaataattataatgatataaaatattatcttAGAAAACCCTATAAATTAAtgttacaattttttatctttaaaattgtatttttcaGTGTAACATTCAAAAAAttgttcaaaaaaaaaagatggaaaaaaataaatgaggGTCgcgaaatattttatattgaaaatatatgTGCAGTATACATTATAAgaataaagataatatagtaaaataaataaatgtaaaagaaaaaaaaataaataattacaataaatagaaaatgaagtaaacaaataaaatgacaatataatattgtaacaacaataataataataatatattaaaatgagtaatatttatatgtacaaatggttatatatattgttctGGTTTTTATTAAGGCCACCCCAAATTATATTACACTATTATGAGCACAAACCCTAAAACTTGTTGATAATAGgaaaatttatatgttataataGGTTAAACAAATAAAGCGCCAAAGTTTTAATGAGAGGGGGGAAAACATAATACATGCATCCTTTCATATATGATAataagaagaagaagaaaaaaaagaaagaaaaagaaaaagaaaaaaaaaaaacacaactTTACTATTACacaatttagaaaaaaataaaaaaggaacattttttatttcaataaTGTGTTCTGTTTAAATGGTATATAAGAGGAATGTTTCAATTGAAGTATTTTTggatatttttcttttcattttagccaattttataataatattttttggtgttgataattattatattagtctatatttttaagcaTTTGAAAAGAatagttaatttttttttttttaactacaaacatttatatatataaaatcatAACATAATGGAAGGTTATCTTAATTATGAGATAGTACATAGATAAGATAATGTATACACCtcccaaaaaataaataaacaaacaaacaaataaataaataaaattattacttaaaaaaacttaaaacacttataaatttgtataaaaaaaaattatttataatagaATATATGCAACTAAAATTTGCAgtatgttattatatatgtgtatggtatttatgaaaataaaaaaatataataaacataaattataatatttttttttttggtcgTTCTAGTTATTTCTAtcacatataaatatcattaataatGAATGCtaatttttgattttttcaTTTGAATGCGTCgttttataatttcttttattggcaaatttttttcatttatatctcCCAAACCTGCATTATAATTTGCCCATACATTTCCAACCTTAGAATAATAATCCATGGGATAAATttctctatattttattgaatttaataaaacatatgcTTCATAAGCATTTAATAaaggttttatattataatttcccCAATCAATAGATAACCTTGGGCATCCTATTTGTACAAATACATCAACATTTTTGATTAACTCTaatttttgattaaatatttcagacaataataaaataaagtaaaaaacttttttttctttaattatgttaataagatttttcaaaatattaacatttcCTTGTCTACCTAATGTACTTAATATTATACACACACTTTTACAATTTTTCGATTtgtttatttcattttttcgtatattgtaaaaaagcttataattatatttttcttctgataaaattttatcaaaaGGATTATAACGAAAGAAAGTAAAATCAGGGTTAtgtatcattaaactttctAAATGAAATCTACCATCAGCTATAAAAAGTAttttaacattattatttttttttaaaaaaattctgcacatgttaataatatatgattcattttcttgCTCAATATTGACTTTAATTGGCTTTAATTCTGTTGAGGACGATAAATCTCCTgattgttcataattttttgtgtcatttaatttattttcgtttttttttatgatttgttcatataaaaatttatacaaatttGGTGATGTGCACCCCAATACCTCTCCTTTTGTTAGGGGTAATACTTGAGGTATTGGTAAAAATGTATCAAagtaattttcattttttaatatattatgtacacTATGTACAACACAAGAAAATTGTATTGTTCCAagcaataaaacaatatcagtttttttaaaattttttttaattgtttcaACTAAATGGCTagaatttaattttatatcgACAAAAACATAAATACACCTAATTTTTGTTACAGTTAAAGGTACTAAACAAGAATGTCCATAATGTATAATTAAATCGCATTTAAGTTTATCGCTAGTAAAATCATCAATACAACAACCCCCATATGTAACATCCcctaatattattacttcTTCAACAGtatcacaaaaaaaataaaatatttcagaAAGATATAAACCCCATACTAATAAACCTTCAGGTAATTGTAACGCAatgtttttatgtttttctcttattattatatctatacatttataaacttcaaaattataattttctggAAATGCTTTTTTTATAGCTTTTTCtaataattcattatttaagATATATTTAGGAATAGAACAATgaacttttttttcttctccTTTTGTAGCTCTTAAACTTATTTCgttcatttttaatttctgaTAAATTATGAGaaacaaaatttatttaatgttgttttccaattttgtttattttgttggaattttttttctcccataaatcatttatataaaattgatttattttatttaattttccccaaaaaaatttaataatttcaatttttgatacattattttttaccaaaaaaatatataaaaatatgtgaacaaatttaataactttttaaggaactatttttttaataaatttatccTATCATTTTGTTGTTagttatctattatataaattaaatttggTTAAAGAATGTTTTAtcatagtaataaaaaatattataaattcataGCCATTTTTCTGACtcctatatatatgatatataaattgatgttatttatgtatacatatattttaggAAAAATTCCGAATTCAGATTTTCCACTtatcaatttaaaaaaattttttttttgcataattttttaaccAGTTTATtagtatattaatttttgatGTTagatatgtatttatatgcaAGTGGGGAGAGTTGCATGGTTTGCTTTGTTTTGGCTTATTTTGCCTTGCCCTATTTTGTTTTTCCTTATTTTGGCTTATTTTGCCTTGCCCTATTTTGTTTTTCCTTGTTTTGGCTTATTTTGCCTTGCCCTATTTTGTTTTTCCTTATTTTGGCTTATTTCTTAGTCCGTTGATATATACGGGTTATTCGTTCTACAATTGGGGGGTTTGCCCTATATATACCGCTGATCATtcatagtaataatatatttattttatttaaattttttttaattttattttttttaatttaattttgtttaatttaattttgtttaatttaattttgtttaatt
This genomic interval carries:
- a CDS encoding 26S proteasome regulatory subunit RPN13, putative gives rise to the protein MDSGKIYLEINAGKCIYDGNVVKPDKRKGKLVLYKICDNLYNFQWISRETNKIEDNIILTKNISLERVHACKTGRVYLLRNKLKGEVFFYWMQDYDDSKDEEFVSKFNSIIANDLGNDTGTRRRYNKNDVPIESDLMFSQGGYGMNGDSKKNVSFKDLFVNEYMSKLLEIPEAYEELKKHMPSGYQTKYDIESLINSRMLNPNLNCLDLSIETQLNFILISLNLPPHEGPVNNPLEYIVEALEKKYNKENND
- a CDS encoding diphthamide biosynthesis protein 1, putative codes for the protein MNEISLRATKGEEKKVHCSIPKYILNNELLEKAIKKAFPENYNFEVYKCIDIIIREKHKNIALQLPEGLLVWGLYLSEIFYFFCDTVEEVIILGDVTYGGCCIDDFTSDKLKCDLIIHYGHSCLVPLTVTKIRCIYVFVDIKLNSSHLVETIKKNFKKTDIVLLLGTIQFSCVVHSVHNILKNENYFDTFLPIPQVLPLTKGEVLGCTSPNLYKFLYEQIIKKNENKLNDTKNYEQSGDLSSSTELKPIKVNIEQENESYIINMCRIFLKKNNNVKILFIADGRFHLESLMIHNPDFTFFRYNPFDKILSEEKYNYKLFYNIRKNEINKSKNCKSVCIILSTLGRQGNVNILKNLINIIKEKKVFYFILLLSEIFNQKLELIKNVDVFVQIGCPRLSIDWGNYNIKPLLNAYEAYVLLNSIKYREIYPMDYYSKVGNVWANYNAGLGDINEKNLPIKEIIKRRIQMKKSKISIHY
- a CDS encoding DnaJ protein, putative, producing MEDIIIYMIIIAPLTRWIIGPNRPWNKGKREYGVFIALFILFCVAAYELKKPEQNAYEILNVNTHASTGEIRQSFRQLSRKYHPDKNKEPDAFDKFNKIREAYEILSNDKKKYNYDRFGDFQGSDITSFFYIEIIIIAIFQFAISFIFGFLYTYGRDNEKYRVLICLYISLNFCLELILRFSSESTEFLAFWPLFNHYTPFERIKAIKALVPLFMNIILFIDIYLIEDDIGVYALTFCEYIFKKNLKIVKNYNDAVLFCAKLVDGKLDRHSNFSWRPKEEHTYIENVQELTDDQTYDKKCDKDDIFYKLLHTIVETNKENVDLQVPKKELCRRFDWSQSYISSILAKNEQEKDIEEGNASKGVMFSAILYIIGIVSHLLSK